From Psychroflexus torquis ATCC 700755, the proteins below share one genomic window:
- a CDS encoding vWA domain-containing protein, translating into MFIIEEQIYFWGFLVLPILLFLFLNHVYWKKKAQHKFADLKLFKKLAPDQSSFKANLKFIVLALAFCCFVMALVNPKLGTKMETIKREGVDIVFALDVSKSMLAEDIAPNRLEKSKRIITEIVNKLTADRVGLVGYAGSAFPQVPITTDYASTKTFLQSMNTDMVSSQGTAISQAIDLAKSYYNDDDQTNKVLIILSEGEDHDSNVESMAETAAAEGIKIYTIGVGTERGDPIPIKKEGRIQSYLKDDNGEIVITKRDTETLQKIAEIGNGAYIDGTNTSNAVDDILKELQKIEKTEFEAKQFADFKSKYQWFLAFGIFLVLFDILLLERKTAWIKRLNLFNEHEKEDA; encoded by the coding sequence ATGTTTATAATAGAAGAACAAATTTATTTTTGGGGTTTCCTAGTGTTACCAATCTTGCTGTTTCTGTTCTTGAACCATGTGTATTGGAAAAAGAAAGCTCAACACAAATTTGCAGACCTAAAGCTTTTTAAAAAGCTGGCCCCTGACCAATCGAGTTTTAAAGCCAATTTAAAGTTCATAGTTTTAGCCCTTGCCTTTTGTTGTTTTGTCATGGCTTTAGTCAACCCAAAGTTAGGGACCAAAATGGAAACTATTAAGCGAGAAGGAGTAGATATTGTTTTTGCTCTGGATGTCTCAAAAAGTATGTTAGCCGAAGACATTGCTCCTAACAGACTGGAAAAATCAAAGCGAATCATCACCGAAATAGTGAATAAGCTTACTGCAGACCGCGTGGGATTAGTAGGTTATGCGGGGAGCGCTTTCCCTCAAGTCCCCATTACGACAGACTATGCGAGTACAAAGACTTTTTTGCAAAGCATGAATACCGACATGGTGTCCAGTCAAGGTACAGCCATTTCACAAGCTATAGACTTAGCAAAATCGTATTATAATGACGATGATCAAACCAATAAAGTTTTGATTATTCTTTCTGAAGGTGAAGATCATGACAGTAATGTTGAAAGTATGGCAGAAACAGCTGCAGCTGAAGGGATTAAAATATATACTATCGGCGTAGGAACCGAACGAGGGGATCCTATTCCTATTAAAAAAGAAGGTAGAATTCAATCCTACTTAAAAGATGATAACGGAGAAATTGTCATCACTAAAAGAGATACGGAAACGCTTCAAAAAATCGCTGAAATTGGGAATGGGGCTTATATAGATGGGACGAACACGTCTAATGCTGTTGACGATATCTTAAAAGAATTACAAAAAATTGAAAAAACAGAGTTTGAAGCAAAACAATTTGCCGACTTTAAGAGTAAATATCAATGGTTTCTAGCTTTTGGTATATTTTTGGTTCTATTTGATATCTTGCTATTAGAGCGTAAAACAGCTTGGATAAAGAGATTAAATTTATTTAATGAACATGAAAAAGAGGATGCTTAG
- a CDS encoding DUF58 domain-containing protein: MDTKSLLKKVRKIEIKTRRLSDHVFGGEYHSTFKGRGMTFSEVRAYQFGDDVRSIDWNVTARYNEPFIKVFEEERELTMMLLVDISESTAFGTRETFKKDIITEMSATLAFSATQNNDKIGLMLFSDQIELYIPPKKGRMHVLRIIRELIEFKPSHKTTDLTKAFKYLIDMMKKKAIVFVMSDFLSDDYEHTLKILGKKHDVTGIRIFDKREEELPNLGMVQMRDAETGEAMWVNTSSKSTRKAFTKQYRDRVDYFQRAFKLSGSGYLSNRVDENYVIKLLGYFKSR; the protein is encoded by the coding sequence ATGGATACCAAATCGCTTTTAAAGAAAGTTAGAAAAATAGAAATCAAAACGCGTCGGTTAAGCGATCATGTTTTTGGTGGAGAATACCATTCTACATTCAAAGGGCGAGGGATGACTTTTAGTGAGGTCAGAGCCTACCAGTTTGGAGATGACGTAAGATCTATAGATTGGAATGTGACTGCTCGATACAATGAGCCTTTTATAAAAGTTTTTGAAGAAGAACGGGAGTTAACGATGATGTTGCTTGTAGATATTTCTGAATCTACTGCCTTTGGGACTAGAGAAACCTTTAAGAAGGATATCATAACAGAAATGTCAGCCACCTTAGCTTTTTCGGCCACTCAAAATAATGATAAGATTGGCTTGATGTTATTTTCAGATCAGATAGAGCTATATATCCCACCTAAAAAAGGGAGAATGCATGTTTTGAGAATTATAAGGGAACTCATTGAGTTTAAGCCCTCTCATAAAACTACCGACTTGACAAAAGCCTTCAAATACCTTATCGATATGATGAAGAAAAAAGCGATAGTATTTGTGATGTCAGATTTCTTATCTGACGACTATGAGCATACCTTGAAGATTTTAGGCAAGAAGCATGATGTCACGGGAATCCGTATTTTCGATAAGCGAGAAGAAGAACTTCCTAATTTAGGAATGGTCCAAATGCGAGATGCTGAAACAGGCGAGGCTATGTGGGTCAATACGTCAAGTAAATCTACAAGGAAAGCCTTTACAAAACAGTATAGAGATCGAGTAGATTATTTTCAAAGAGCCTTCAAGCTAAGTGGATCCGGCTATTTAAGCAATCGAGTCGATGAAAACTATGTGATAAAACTCCTTGGCTATTTCAAATCCAGATAA
- a CDS encoding vWA domain-containing protein, producing the protein MMIFENFTFENPSWFWLLLSIPLAVFWYWKKRDQQNASIKMSSTQGFKMSTLAKLRPLLFILKMLALVLLTIAMARPRTVDVTTKVKKTEGIDIIMAVDISASMLARDLEPNRLEALKKVAINFIEGRPNDRIGLVIYAGESYTKTPLTTDKSIIFNAINDLEYSQNIEGGTAIGMGLATSVNKLKDSKAESKVIILLTDGENNAGFIDPKTATQLATEYDIKTYTIGVGSNGMALSPVGIKANGQFEYRNIEVKIDEALLKTIAESNGGKYFRATDNQKFEAIYEEIDALEKTEIEEFKFYNYDEKYRIFLILAGGLLLIEFLLKHTLFRSFV; encoded by the coding sequence ATGATGATTTTTGAAAACTTTACTTTTGAAAATCCAAGTTGGTTTTGGCTTTTACTTTCCATTCCCTTAGCTGTGTTTTGGTATTGGAAAAAAAGAGATCAACAAAATGCTAGTATAAAGATGTCAAGTACGCAGGGGTTTAAGATGAGTACTTTAGCGAAGTTACGTCCCCTTCTCTTTATCTTAAAAATGCTAGCCTTGGTGTTATTAACTATAGCGATGGCAAGACCAAGAACTGTAGATGTGACTACCAAAGTCAAGAAAACAGAAGGAATTGATATAATTATGGCTGTAGATATCTCTGCTAGTATGTTGGCTAGAGATTTGGAACCCAACCGGCTTGAAGCTTTAAAAAAAGTAGCTATTAATTTTATAGAAGGCCGACCAAACGATCGTATCGGACTTGTTATTTACGCTGGAGAAAGTTATACCAAAACTCCTTTAACCACTGATAAGTCAATCATATTTAATGCTATCAACGATCTGGAGTATAGTCAAAACATAGAAGGAGGAACTGCTATAGGGATGGGATTGGCCACCTCCGTCAATAAATTAAAAGATAGTAAGGCCGAAAGTAAAGTGATTATTCTATTAACTGATGGTGAGAACAATGCAGGCTTTATTGATCCTAAGACAGCAACACAACTCGCAACAGAATACGATATTAAAACCTACACCATTGGAGTAGGCAGCAATGGTATGGCATTATCTCCTGTGGGGATAAAAGCTAACGGACAATTTGAATATAGAAATATTGAAGTCAAAATCGATGAAGCTTTGCTTAAAACCATAGCTGAAAGTAATGGTGGTAAATACTTTAGAGCTACTGACAACCAAAAATTTGAAGCTATTTATGAAGAGATTGACGCCTTAGAAAAAACAGAAATTGAAGAATTTAAGTTTTATAATTACGATGAGAAATATAGAATCTTCCTTATTCTAGCTGGAGGTTTATTACTTATAGAATTTTTATTGAAACACACACTTTTTAGAAGCTTTGTATAA
- a CDS encoding tetratricopeptide repeat protein, with protein sequence MNMKKRMLRRKIVLTTVILAFGVALGNAQNISKASKETKTLLAEAQINAGNFPISEAKVREAKAMDQDNSDISYNFGNLYLENNEIESAKLRLIEAIESTEDKSLKHKSYHNLGNTFMKEEQYQIAVEAYKDALRNNPTDEETRYNLAYAKSKLKDEKNDGSKDGDDKEDKSQDKKEDESKENKDKGDNEDKEKEDKNKDQEEEKGDQNENKEDQKDKEGDKGKQEKEQEGDGGKDEQKQPQQPQNKKGQISPEQIERLLEAIENQEKDVQEKLNAQKAKGQKSKTGKDW encoded by the coding sequence ATGAACATGAAAAAGAGGATGCTTAGAAGAAAAATAGTATTGACCACAGTGATTTTGGCCTTTGGTGTTGCCCTAGGTAATGCTCAAAATATCTCTAAGGCTTCCAAAGAAACCAAAACATTACTGGCTGAGGCACAAATCAATGCAGGCAATTTCCCTATTTCTGAAGCTAAAGTTCGCGAAGCCAAAGCAATGGACCAAGACAATTCAGATATCAGTTACAATTTTGGAAATTTGTATCTAGAAAACAATGAGATTGAATCTGCTAAACTTCGCCTTATTGAGGCGATTGAGTCTACAGAAGATAAATCACTAAAGCATAAAAGTTACCATAACTTGGGGAACACCTTTATGAAAGAGGAGCAATATCAAATTGCTGTAGAGGCGTATAAAGATGCTTTACGTAACAATCCTACAGATGAAGAAACCAGATATAATCTTGCTTATGCCAAGTCGAAATTGAAAGATGAGAAAAACGACGGCAGTAAGGATGGTGACGACAAAGAGGATAAAAGTCAGGATAAAAAAGAAGACGAAAGTAAGGAGAATAAGGACAAAGGCGATAACGAGGATAAGGAAAAAGAGGACAAAAATAAAGATCAAGAGGAAGAAAAAGGCGATCAAAACGAAAATAAAGAGGATCAAAAAGATAAAGAAGGAGATAAAGGCAAGCAGGAAAAAGAACAAGAAGGAGATGGTGGGAAAGATGAGCAAAAGCAGCCACAACAACCTCAAAATAAAAAAGGGCAAATCTCTCCAGAGCAAATTGAGCGTTTGCTAGAAGCTATAGAGAATCAAGAGAAAGATGTGCAGGAAAAACTCAATGCACAAAAAGCCAAAGGACAAAAATCCAAAACAGGAAAAGACTGGTAA
- a CDS encoding BatD family protein, which yields MKSVTFLMLFLIGLTSLAQVTFTAEASRTKIGINERLKVDFTVDANGDNFIPPNFNGLRKIGGPNQSFSQSWKNGQSSFQKTFTYLFQPEKRGTITIGQAEITVEGQVYKTSPIQIEVTAAVDTPNQSKAVAEAGDGIHLIAEVSKYQPYLNEGIYVVYKLFLSPTVNIRNWRPLDDPKFEGFWSQNINIDQLELKQGEFGGQPYRYVELRKTVLYPQRTGELKIEPLSLAVSVEVPTDQRDFFGRRTYEVVEKNFSANTRIVDVKPLPEEGKPENFSGAVGEFDFKLKANRQELDAQMSLELTSEVSGKGNLKLFNMPVIRTPSSFELYEPERQESVRTSSLGMQGRVSEKYTVIPEFKGDYTIQSVPFSYFNPRTESYETLNSSPISIKVNSGPERPREPITTSGGDNAKAQNIISSKNNFNYIKLKTSLKQKDNPVFFQSPLYWTLFITPFLAIPFMLIFGKVKNRETDQNQLLQKRANKLAKRYLSEAKKNLGTSQLFYEALERAFHNYLKAKLKIQTLEMHKDKIQELLSANGISQETTTQFLKLLENCELARYTPSVAKDMQTDFEKAAKVISEIDKEV from the coding sequence ATGAAAAGTGTAACATTCTTAATGTTGTTTTTAATAGGGCTAACCTCGTTAGCTCAAGTTACTTTTACGGCAGAAGCAAGTAGAACAAAAATTGGAATAAACGAACGTTTAAAAGTTGATTTTACCGTAGATGCTAACGGAGACAATTTTATACCTCCAAATTTCAACGGTCTTCGAAAAATTGGAGGCCCTAACCAATCTTTTTCTCAATCCTGGAAAAATGGTCAGAGTTCATTTCAAAAAACGTTTACGTATTTATTTCAGCCAGAGAAAAGAGGGACTATTACTATTGGCCAAGCAGAAATTACAGTAGAGGGTCAAGTCTATAAGACCTCACCAATTCAAATAGAAGTCACTGCTGCAGTCGATACCCCCAATCAATCTAAAGCGGTTGCCGAGGCGGGTGACGGCATACATCTCATAGCAGAAGTGAGTAAATACCAACCCTACCTCAACGAAGGCATTTATGTGGTGTACAAGCTTTTTTTGAGTCCTACGGTGAACATTAGAAACTGGAGACCTTTGGATGATCCTAAATTTGAAGGCTTTTGGAGTCAAAATATCAATATTGATCAATTAGAACTGAAACAAGGAGAATTTGGAGGACAGCCTTATCGTTATGTCGAACTTCGTAAAACAGTTCTTTATCCTCAAAGAACAGGGGAGTTGAAAATTGAGCCCCTATCGCTAGCTGTTTCTGTAGAAGTCCCCACAGACCAAAGGGATTTTTTTGGAAGACGAACCTACGAGGTTGTCGAAAAGAATTTTTCTGCCAATACCCGAATTGTAGATGTGAAACCTCTTCCAGAAGAGGGAAAGCCTGAAAATTTCTCTGGTGCAGTAGGTGAGTTTGATTTTAAACTAAAAGCTAACAGACAAGAACTAGATGCCCAAATGTCTTTGGAATTGACTTCAGAAGTGAGTGGAAAAGGAAATTTGAAACTGTTCAATATGCCAGTAATTCGCACGCCATCTTCATTTGAACTGTATGAGCCGGAGCGTCAAGAAAGCGTAAGAACGTCGAGTCTAGGTATGCAGGGTAGAGTGAGTGAAAAATACACTGTGATTCCAGAATTCAAGGGAGATTACACCATACAATCTGTACCTTTTTCTTATTTCAATCCAAGAACTGAATCTTACGAGACTTTAAATTCTAGTCCTATTTCTATAAAAGTCAATTCGGGACCAGAGCGGCCGAGAGAACCTATAACGACTTCAGGGGGTGATAACGCTAAAGCTCAAAATATAATATCCTCTAAGAACAACTTCAATTATATAAAGTTGAAGACCAGCCTCAAGCAAAAGGATAATCCAGTGTTTTTCCAGTCTCCATTATACTGGACATTATTCATTACCCCTTTTTTAGCGATACCGTTTATGCTGATTTTTGGGAAAGTAAAAAACAGAGAAACAGATCAGAATCAATTACTACAAAAAAGAGCGAACAAGTTGGCTAAGCGCTATTTATCTGAAGCTAAAAAGAATTTAGGAACTTCTCAGCTTTTTTATGAAGCCTTAGAAAGAGCTTTTCATAATTATCTAAAAGCTAAATTGAAAATCCAGACCTTGGAAATGCATAAAGATAAAATTCAAGAGCTCTTAAGTGCGAATGGCATTTCTCAAGAAACGACTACTCAATTTTTAAAACTTCTTGAAAATTGTGAATTGGCCAGATATACGCCTTCAGTGGCTAAGGATATGCAGACTGATTTTGAAAAAGCCGCAAAAGTGATTTCTGAAATTGATAAAGAAGTTTAA